In the Streptomyces sp. cg36 genome, one interval contains:
- a CDS encoding PLP-dependent aminotransferase family protein, with amino-acid sequence MTSSGTTSGSGAASAGGPGPSWNAAWELLLPAAAAPARRRGRMLQSALREAVRSGRLTPGTRLPSSRELAADLGVSRGLVTESYEQLTAEGYLRSDRGAGTWVGGAARPADAPRARDLAPRDPGAVVDFLPGTPDLSLFPRAAWAAAHRGVLERLPHRALGYPDPRGLPELRTALAELLVRRRGVVADPERIVVCSGVAQATTLLGFALRERGEHTVGVEDPGSPEHTALFAAAGVRTRPLPLDEEGLAVGPLRRSGVRVAVTTPAHQFPSGIAYSAARRAELLDWAREVDGLVVEDDYDGDFRYDRAPVGALQGLDPEHVAYTGSVSKSLAPGLRLGWLLAPDRLTGPVVARKRTMDLGNPALDQALLADFISGGAYDRQLRRCQRAYRERRDALVTAVREHFPDAEASGIAAGLHIIARLPARYGPEARLLARAAHARVAVRPLSYYGSTGDARDGVALVFGYAHLTPSDIARGVRLLAEAVGPQDPQDP; translated from the coding sequence ATGACGTCATCGGGGACCACTTCGGGGTCCGGAGCAGCGAGCGCGGGCGGCCCGGGGCCGTCGTGGAACGCGGCCTGGGAGCTGCTGCTGCCCGCTGCCGCCGCCCCGGCCCGCCGACGCGGCAGGATGCTCCAGTCCGCCCTGCGCGAAGCCGTCCGCTCGGGGCGGCTCACCCCCGGCACCCGGCTGCCCTCAAGCCGTGAACTCGCCGCCGACCTGGGGGTTTCCCGCGGCCTTGTGACCGAGTCGTACGAGCAGCTCACCGCCGAGGGCTATCTGCGCAGCGACCGGGGGGCGGGGACCTGGGTGGGCGGGGCCGCGCGCCCCGCGGACGCCCCGCGCGCCCGGGATCTGGCTCCGCGCGACCCCGGGGCGGTCGTCGACTTCCTGCCCGGCACCCCGGACCTGTCCCTGTTCCCCCGGGCCGCCTGGGCCGCCGCGCACCGGGGCGTACTGGAGCGGCTGCCGCACCGGGCGCTCGGCTATCCGGATCCGCGCGGGCTGCCCGAACTGCGCACCGCACTGGCCGAGTTGCTGGTGCGCAGGCGCGGGGTCGTCGCGGATCCCGAGCGGATCGTGGTGTGCTCGGGGGTGGCGCAGGCGACGACCCTGCTGGGGTTCGCGCTGCGGGAGCGGGGCGAGCACACGGTGGGCGTGGAGGATCCGGGCAGCCCCGAGCACACCGCCCTGTTCGCGGCGGCGGGCGTGCGCACCCGGCCGCTCCCGCTGGACGAGGAGGGCCTGGCCGTCGGGCCGTTGCGGCGCAGCGGGGTGCGGGTGGCGGTGACGACCCCGGCGCACCAGTTCCCGTCCGGCATCGCCTACTCCGCCGCGCGGCGGGCCGAACTCCTGGACTGGGCGCGGGAGGTGGACGGGCTGGTCGTCGAGGACGACTACGACGGCGACTTCCGGTACGACCGGGCCCCCGTGGGCGCCCTGCAAGGACTCGATCCGGAGCACGTGGCGTACACCGGGTCGGTGAGCAAGTCGCTCGCGCCGGGGCTGCGCCTGGGCTGGCTGCTCGCGCCCGACCGGCTCACCGGTCCCGTCGTCGCCCGCAAGCGCACCATGGACCTCGGCAACCCCGCCCTCGACCAGGCGCTCCTCGCGGACTTCATCTCCGGCGGGGCCTACGACCGCCAGCTGCGCCGCTGCCAGCGCGCCTATCGCGAACGGCGGGACGCCCTGGTCACCGCGGTGCGCGAGCACTTTCCCGACGCCGAGGCGAGCGGCATCGCGGCCGGGCTGCACATCATCGCCCGGCTGCCCGCGCGGTACGGCCCCGAGGCGCGGCTGCTCGCCCGCGCGGCCCACGCGCGCGTGGCCGTACGCCCGCTGTCGTACTACGGCTCGACCGGGGACGCACGCGACGGGGTGGCACTGGTCTTCGGGTACGCCCATCTCACCCCGTCCGACATCGCGCGCGGGGTGCGCCTCCTCGCCGAAGCCGTGGGCCCGCAAGACCCGCAAGACCCATAA
- a CDS encoding alpha/beta fold hydrolase, with protein MTEEVSFTIGSPGGSRTVTVAYRRAGAGEPLLLLHGIGHHLQAWDPVFEILATERDVIAVDLPGFGASPALPDGFAYDLATVVPVLHALCEALGIERPHVAGNSLGGLLALELGREKLVRSVTALSPAGFWTQGERRYAFATLSAMRLGAKLLPLPAIERLSRTAAGRTALTSTIYARPGRRSPEAVVAETLALRDAPGFDQTLAAGADVRFTDDVAALPVTVAWGAKDRLLLRRQGIRAKRIIPGARLVRLPGCGHVPMNDDPALVARVILDTSR; from the coding sequence ATGACCGAAGAGGTCTCCTTCACGATCGGCTCCCCCGGGGGCAGCCGAACCGTCACCGTCGCCTACCGGCGGGCGGGCGCGGGCGAACCGCTCCTGCTGCTGCACGGGATCGGCCACCATCTCCAGGCGTGGGACCCGGTGTTCGAGATCCTGGCCACCGAACGCGACGTGATAGCCGTCGACCTGCCCGGATTCGGCGCATCGCCCGCGCTGCCGGACGGCTTCGCCTACGACCTCGCGACGGTCGTGCCGGTCCTGCACGCGCTGTGCGAGGCGCTGGGGATCGAACGGCCGCACGTGGCGGGCAACTCGCTGGGCGGGCTGCTGGCGCTGGAGCTGGGGCGGGAGAAGCTCGTCCGGTCGGTGACGGCCCTCTCCCCCGCCGGGTTCTGGACCCAGGGCGAGCGCCGGTACGCCTTCGCCACGCTGAGCGCCATGCGGCTGGGGGCGAAGCTGCTGCCGCTGCCCGCCATCGAGCGGCTGTCCCGGACCGCCGCCGGGCGCACGGCGCTCACCAGCACCATCTACGCGCGCCCCGGGCGCCGTTCACCGGAGGCCGTCGTCGCCGAGACGCTCGCGCTGCGCGACGCCCCCGGCTTCGACCAGACCCTCGCCGCCGGGGCCGACGTGCGCTTCACCGACGACGTGGCCGCCCTCCCGGTGACCGTGGCCTGGGGCGCCAAGGACCGGCTGCTCCTGCGCCGCCAGGGCATCCGCGCCAAGCGGATCATTCCCGGGGCGCGACTGGTGCGGCTGCCCGGCTGCGGCCATGTCCCCATGAACGACGACCCCGCCCTCGTCGCGCGCGTGATCCTCGACACCAGCCGCTGA
- the sigJ gene encoding RNA polymerase sigma factor SigJ gives MTASTAADVFEDHRSVLTGVAYRMLGRVADAEDVVQESWLRWSARDREGVRDPRAFLVRITTRLALDRLRQIQARREAYVGPWLPELVATDFGPVVPDTVEQAMLADSVSLAVLVVLESLSPLERAVFVLREAFGFPFAEIAATLDRTEPAVRQLAGRARRHVEERKSRYDVDPVQRRDLTERFMAAAGGGDLDSMLALLAPDVRFIGDSGGKSKAPTRIIESADKVGRFLSAVSGEGPPGSHYRVTEINGGPAVLVLYDGRPDSVLQLDVKDGLIQCVYVVRNPDKLLTLAFEDAID, from the coding sequence GTGACCGCCTCGACCGCCGCCGACGTCTTCGAAGATCACAGGTCAGTCCTCACGGGCGTGGCCTACCGCATGCTGGGCCGCGTGGCCGACGCCGAGGACGTGGTCCAGGAGTCCTGGCTGCGCTGGTCGGCACGGGACCGCGAGGGGGTCCGCGACCCCCGCGCGTTCCTGGTGCGGATCACCACGCGGCTCGCTCTCGACCGGCTCAGACAGATACAGGCGCGCCGCGAGGCGTATGTGGGGCCCTGGCTGCCCGAGCTCGTCGCGACCGACTTCGGCCCGGTCGTGCCCGACACGGTCGAACAGGCCATGCTGGCCGACTCGGTCTCCCTCGCCGTGCTGGTCGTCCTGGAGTCGTTGTCACCGCTGGAACGCGCGGTGTTCGTGTTGCGCGAGGCGTTCGGCTTCCCGTTCGCCGAGATCGCCGCCACGCTCGACCGCACCGAGCCCGCCGTGCGCCAGCTGGCCGGGCGGGCCCGCCGCCATGTCGAGGAGCGCAAGTCCCGCTACGACGTCGACCCCGTCCAGCGCCGCGACCTCACCGAGCGGTTCATGGCCGCGGCGGGCGGCGGCGACCTGGACTCGATGCTCGCCCTGCTCGCGCCGGACGTACGGTTCATCGGCGACAGCGGCGGCAAGTCCAAGGCGCCCACCCGGATCATCGAGTCCGCCGACAAGGTCGGGCGCTTCCTGTCCGCGGTGTCGGGCGAGGGCCCGCCCGGCAGCCACTACAGGGTGACCGAGATCAACGGCGGCCCGGCCGTACTCGTCCTCTACGACGGCAGGCCGGACAGCGTGCTGCAGCTGGACGTCAAGGACGGACTGATCCAATGCGTCTATGTCGTACGCAACCCGGACAAACTTCTCACCCTCGCCTTTGAGGACGCCATCGACTGA
- a CDS encoding GntR family transcriptional regulator, whose protein sequence is MGTTQLETVPEPKYWHLKTVLSEALDSDFAVGEILPNERELAARFGVARATLRQALEQLELEGRLQRRRGVGTTVAPPRMGVSVGAEQHDWPGTAGDAWQTTDCGVAAPPVAVARLFDAESLEEVHTVRRIRTTHGQPVAAELLYIPVASVPDLSAIDAPSGPARARGVLRELQRLELEGQDRAVELGSARADDAKELDRLPGAPVLVVTTRYFALGRTVAVSVATYRADTCRLTFGDTGDLRITHAAERQAS, encoded by the coding sequence GTGGGGACCACGCAGCTGGAAACGGTGCCGGAGCCGAAGTACTGGCACCTCAAGACCGTGCTGAGCGAGGCGCTCGACTCGGACTTCGCGGTCGGGGAGATCCTGCCCAACGAGCGCGAGCTCGCGGCCCGCTTCGGCGTCGCCCGGGCCACGCTCCGCCAGGCTCTGGAGCAGCTGGAACTCGAAGGCAGGCTGCAGCGCCGCCGGGGTGTCGGCACCACCGTCGCCCCGCCGCGCATGGGCGTCTCCGTCGGCGCGGAACAGCACGACTGGCCCGGCACGGCCGGTGACGCGTGGCAGACCACCGACTGCGGTGTGGCCGCCCCGCCCGTCGCGGTGGCCCGGCTCTTCGACGCCGAGTCGCTCGAAGAGGTGCACACCGTCCGCCGGATCCGCACCACCCACGGCCAGCCCGTCGCCGCCGAGCTGCTCTACATCCCGGTCGCCTCCGTGCCGGACCTCAGCGCCATCGACGCGCCCTCGGGACCGGCCCGCGCGCGCGGTGTGCTGCGCGAGCTCCAGCGCCTGGAGCTGGAGGGCCAGGACCGCGCGGTCGAGCTCGGTTCCGCCCGCGCCGACGACGCCAAGGAGCTCGACCGGCTGCCCGGCGCGCCCGTCCTCGTGGTGACCACGCGCTACTTCGCCCTCGGCCGCACCGTCGCGGTCTCGGTGGCGACCTATCGCGCCGACACCTGCCGCCTCACCTTCGGCGACACGGGCGACCTCCGGATCACCCACGCCGCCGAGCGCCAGGCGTCCTGA